A window of Cryptosporidium parvum Iowa II chromosome 1, whole genome shotgun sequence contains these coding sequences:
- a CDS encoding tRNA (Gm18) ribose methylase; trm3p; SpoU superfamily - SPOUT methylase, producing MREQIQKLVENLEEIGSDYNTLIGALDVLLKVQYEQSINKSALELYDVILRLVRETDYLKFQKKFLCYIYILKLISKRIKLSLRELFLEDFLINFPKIKCKIIKDQINEIIFNVLCSNFSEFDIVINKWRSLFNEVYEDKCGFESLTELIFYICYKMQFEPEFNLPFNTIIYKIIQNFSEVYENDGSIFLINSFVSKLEYSQNLLFPMFLNRDFVDQASKLIGNMIKLFESNINIKVFVFTLRIPGLIECFISNGYIFGYNKFTKSLIQGITSKDFEIRKSTRFILEKLETLLIEKNLNNFNATDKNHHLNNVKSFICILDCYENFSIHLLKTNWDKFEKLLFDLQNLEKEWWIDCLIEIGLNHENLNVRKFVAFNTINLAIKNPKNLPNWIKRNTFFNEYLRYIVSSLNNKISLQIEELFLKFIYCVLRVKIEWINEYLKYIACNIKAFTPIRVLIYPLTIGTRNNLYLFNDSMNISEGTNVTKIESLFHNFNSCNIKTNVSKDIANKYSFQEHKDFEESIIIPKELFTKVLDISIPIIKFVPILLRREVYSKWLEIILNYFVCNEFSTDELIKNLILFLGIIPEYLFSTNEIYAVIYNNIIKHKLVINSCFDPEILTSSKTWFNIFQLGVGFGRLKQIFGSFSDSSLIIKSHVVFVSSYYNCEEMYNLNSSMNDKIIEISEKMKILFENSDGNNFIDIDLLWLDIHLLSILKGDSYNFYLEKLWNWCILVISDIDTLLNRIKSNINSQISFAMILKCLIYLQKVGKYSSIQNIFDIVNNLLLISNKMLSNLLMNNQNLIIWDKARRTNFLYDIIDIHSISNDKYCIIQSSFLTLGFPENYSSKYNNIIRGNRLVQLFPSNYRDFFNLISQLKFQLVNLIISKNADEAFSLVENDIYYYSISLKVSGDNFLYAKGSLSDWFKHITEILFYEIEHCGFDSFYIWLLMEQLLGFVCIENYYNFEENFISQLLNKIFELIIKNCDELIDNGIYRNNLFTIFNSILTKKEYTILFERHYLINKVANHFYSCIKLNNGNVRFFIFPLLDLIKNYIESCNEDIFEESLKYSRNMIQIDSESLSNIIIFANILVELIVFEEQGLIDGSKVRFQEFSIENNVGISEMIDIYRRCKIYEDSGSFLRHVTIIYLSNLIEDSNSKKHDSLIKFISMIIILLTKKLEGAIPASVQDKLALTNIQVNTTDLNISNCFLINEAENSFKNAKKFPPLPNSNHHKFLINIWQSICCLINILNSSEDKFVNYLIGFYFKHLQYLYNPDVRQYIDMFGCNIVVYFPKKCIEYIIEGLSNNINNHTQVIYSYLCISSYLIHFLKDVSPLPFNDNSETEVISDIFAFEGDLWIKINIEFLDKYVSFFNLFASYSISNSSLLRNVVLYTLYDAYNNNYVFEILQRSFESYFSSDTENIHSLAIDFKSALKIEETKAKIEIIRNSRYYASNKLDTSKQIFLLNLFILEESKYMRTLVNSIFNNHDILKMLKNLSIVWTIWKPIKYCAVENIIPRDNLVEFSDQKESQNFFNCSSCLDSILGKLDGSTDIYETNFEKELLAMQDKCETYILNSHLIFGDLRPSWSLYYLLKKIICKEMSGYYAQEKEEKEEHNAIEIQRSHNYQLKFEPPHYDSLISGEPRSRRSDNRLLNRSGLIVIGSLVDKVPNIAGITRTCEVFRANELLLSSKKVMNDPIFRQISVTAEKWLPINELEPTKIKEYVQRKRMEGYKIFGLEQTSSSISIKGCVFPEKSVLILGKEKEGIPSEIVSIVDQCIEIPQYGIIRSLNVHVSASIFIYEYTTQFMQSLSIN from the coding sequence ATGAGAGagcaaattcaaaaattggTAGAAAACCTTGAGGAAATTGGAAGCGATTATAATACTCTAATCGGCGCTTTGGATGTACTATTAAAAGTTCAGTATGAACaatctattaataaatctgCTTTGGAACTGTATGATGTCATATTAAGACTTGTCAGAGAAACAgattatttgaagtttcaaaaaaagtttCTCTGTTACATTTACATATTAAAACTCATATCTAAACGTATAAAACTCTCCCTCAGAGAACTATTTTTAGAggattttttaattaattttcccaaaataaaatgtaaaataatcaaagaTCAAATCAAtgaaatcattttcaatgTTTTATGTTCAaatttttcagaatttgaCATAGTTATAAATAAATGGCGAAGTTTGTTTAACGAAGTATATGAAGACAAATGTGGATTTGAATCATTaactgaattaattttttatatttgttaTAAAATGCAATTTGAGCCTGAATTTAATTTACCATTCAAcacaattatttataaaatcATTCAGAATTTTTCCGAGGTTTATGAAAATGATGGTTCTATTTTCTTGATCAATTCATTTGTTTCCAAGCTGGaatattctcaaaatttattattcccAATGTTTTTAAATCGTGATTTCGTAGATCAGGCAAGTAAGCTTATTGGAAATATGATTAAATTATTCGAGagtaatataaatataaaagtaTTTGTTTTTACTTTAAGAATTCCTGGCTTAATCGAAtgttttatttctaatggatatatttttggctataataaattcacaAAATCCTTAATTCAAGGAATCACTAGcaaagattttgaaataagaaaaagTACAAGGTTTATATTGGAAAAGTTAgaaacattattaatagagaaaaatcttaataatttcaatgCTACTGATAAAAACCATCATTTAAACAACGTAAAATCATTTATCTGTATTTTAGATTGCTATGAAAATTTCAGTATTCACTTATTAAAAACTAATTGggataaatttgaaaaattattgttcgatcttcaaaatttagAAAAGGAGTGGTGGATAGATTGCTTAATAGAAATTGGGCTCAATCATGAGAATTTGAACGTTCGGAAATTTGTCGCTTTTAATACTATTAACCTTGCAATTAAGAATCCCAAGAATTTACCCAACTGGATAAAGCGCaatacattttttaatgaatatttaagaTATATTGTTTCATCACTTAACAATAAAATCAGCCTTCAGATAGAAGAGCTTTTCctgaaatttatttattgcgTACTAAGGGTCAAGATTGAATGGATTAATGAGTATTTGAAATacattgcatgcaatatCAAAGCCTTTACGCCAATTCGTGTTTTAATTTACCCTTTAACAATCGGTACAAGGAATAACTTATATCTTTTCAATGATTCCATGAATATATCAGAAGGAACTAATGTTACTAAGATTGAGAGTTTGTTCCATAACTTTAATTCatgtaatattaaaacaaatgTATCGAAAGATATAGCCaacaaatattcttttcaagAACACAAAGATTTCGAAGAATCTATTATTATCccaaaagaattatttactaAAGTTCTTGATATTTCGATACCaatcattaaatttgttccaatattattgagACGTGAAGTTTATTCCAAATGGTTAGAAATTatcttaaattattttgtttgtAACGAATTTTCTACggatgaattaataaaaaatcttattttatttttgggGATAATCCCTGAATACTTGTTTTCTACAAATGAGATTTATGCagttatatataataatattataaaacaTAAATTGGTTATAAATTCTTGTTTTGATCCTGAAATATTAACTTCATCAAAAACATggtttaatatatttcaattagGAGTTGGGTTTGGGAGGCTAAAACAAATCTTTGGATCTTTTAGCGATTCGAGtctaataattaaaagtcATGTTGTATTTGTTTCTTCATATTATAATTGCGAAGAAAtgtataatttaaatagtaGTATGAATGACAAGATAATTGAGATTTCcgaaaaaatgaaaattttgttCGAAAACTCTGatggaaataattttattgatatCGACTTGCTTTGGCTTGATATTCACTTgttatcaatattaaaaggTGATTCCTATAATTTTTATCTGGAAAAATTATGGAATTGGTGCATTTTAGTAATAAGCGATATTGACACACTTTTAAATAgaataaaatcaaatattaattcacaGATTTCTTTTGCAATGATATTAAAGTGTCTGATTTATTTGCAAAAAGTTGGAAAATATTCATCGATACAGAATATTTTTGACattgttaataatttattgttaataagCAATAAAATGTTATCAAATTTGTTAATGAACAaccaaaatttaattatttgggATAAAGCCAGAAGAACGAATTTTTTATACGATATAATTGATATACATTCCATAAGCAATGACAAATATTGCATAATACaatcatcatttttaaCGTTAGGCTTTCCAGAAAATTACTCGagtaaatataataatattattagggGGAACAGACTTGTTCAATTATTCCCTTCAAATTACCgtgatttttttaatcttaTATCTCAATTAAAGTTTCAGTTagttaatttaattatttcaaaaaatgcAGATGAAGCTTTCAGTTTAGtagaaaatgatatttattattattctatAAGCTTAAAAGTCTCTGGagataattttttgtatgCAAAGGGATCTCTTTCAGATTGGTTCAAACACATCACAGAAATATTGTTTTATGAGATTGAACACTGTGGCTTTGATAGTTTTTATATATGGTTATTAATGGAACAATTGCTTGGCTTTGTTTGcattgaaaattattataattttgaagaaaactTCATTTCTCAACTcttgaataaaatatttgaattaataattaaaaattgcGATGAATTGATAGATAATGGAATctatagaaataatttattcacaatttttaattcaattttgacaaaaaaagaatacaCAATATTGTTTGAAAGACATTACTTGATAAATAAGGTGGCCAACCATTTTTACTCttgtattaaattaaataacgGCAATGTACggttttttattttcccTTTATTGGATTTAATCAAAAACTATATTGAAAGTTGCaatgaagatatttttgaagaatctcttaaatattcaagaaacATGATTCAAATCGATTCAGAAAGTcttagtaatattattatatttgcAAATATTTTAGTTGAATTGATCGTTTTTGAAGAGCAAGGGTTAATTGACGGAAGCAAAGTGAgatttcaagaattttcTATAGAGAATAATGTTGGAATAAGTGAAATGATTGATATTTATAGAAGATGTAAGATATATGAGGATAGTGGTAGTTTTTTAAGACATGtaacaattatttatctGTCAAATCTTATCGAAGATTCGAATTCGAAAAAACATGATTCgttaataaaattcatctcaatgataattattttattgacaaaaaaattagaagGTGCTATTCCAGCGTCAGTTCAAGATAAGCTGGCTTTAACAAATATTCAAGTAAATACAActgatttaaatatttcaaattgctttttaattaatgaagcCGAAAATAGTTTCAAAAATGCAAAAAAATTCCCTCCCTTGCCAAATAGCAACCATCAtaaatttctaattaatatttggcAGTCGATTTGttgtttaataaatattttaaattcaagCGAAGACAAATttgttaattatttgattggATTCTACTTCAAGCATCTACAATACCTTTATAATCCAGATGTTAGGCAGTATATTGATATGTTTGGCTGCAATATTGTCGTatattttccaaaaaaGTGCATTGAGTACATTATTGAAGGCCTTTCAaacaatattaacaatCATACGCAAGTAATTTATTCTTATCTTTGCATTTCAAGCTATTTGATAcattttttgaaagatGTTTCTCCTCTGCCATTTAACGATAACTCTGAAACGGAAGTAATTAGCGATATTTTTGCTTTTGAAGGAGATTTATggattaaaataaatattgaatttcttGATAAGTACGTTTCGttctttaatttgtttgCCAGCTATTCAATATCAAACTCATCCCTTTTGAGAAATGTTGTTCTATATACATTATATGATgcatataataataattacgtttttgaaattttacaAAGGTCTTTTGAAAGTTACTTCTCTTCAGACactgaaaatattcattcaTTAGCGATTGATTTTAAAAGTGCCCtcaaaattgaagaaactAAGGCTAAAATAGAGATAATTCGAAATTCAAGATATTATGCGAGTAATAAGCTAGATACTTccaaacaaatatttttacttaatttatttattttagaagaatcaaaatatatGAGAACTTTAGTTAATagtattttcaataatcaTGATATCTTGAAGATGCTAAAGAATTTATCAATAGTTTGGACTATTTGGAAAccaattaaatattgtgcagtagaaaatattattccgCGAGATAATTTGGTAGAGTTCTCGGATCAAAAGGAATCccaaaatttctttaattgttCATCATGCTTAGATTCAATATTAGGCAAATTGGATGGCAGTACCGATATTTATGAAACCAACTTTGAAAAGGAGCTACTTGCAATGCAAGATAAATGCGAAACATACATATTGAACTCCCATTTGATATTTGGAGATCTTAGACCCTCGTGGAGTCTCTACTATCTACTGAAGAAAATCATATGCAAAGAGATGAGCGGATACTACGCacaagaaaaagaagagaaagaagAGCATAACGCAATAGAAATTCAGAGGTCTCATAACTACCAACTAAAATTCGAACCTCCACACTACGATAGCCTCATTTCCGGTGAGCCAAGATCAAGGAGGTCGGATAACCGGCTGTTAAATAGATCAGGGCTAATAGTAATAGGAAGCCTTGTTGACAAAGTTCCAAATATAGCAGGAATAACTAGGACCTGCGAGGTCTTCCGCGCCAATGAGTTACTGTTGAGCAGCAAGAAAGTTATGAACGACCCTATTTTCAGACAAATCTCTGTTACAGCAGAGAAATGGCTGCCAATAAACGAGCTGGAACCTACAAAGATCAAAGAATACGTTCAGAGGAAGCGGATGGAAGGATACAAGATATTTGGATTGGAGCAAACGTCCTCTAGTATTTCCATTAAAGGATGCGTCTTCCCAGAAAAGTCTGTTTTGATTTTAGggaaagagaaagaagGTATACCCTCTGAAATTGTTTCGATTGTGGATCAGTGCATTGAAATCCCTCAATATGGGATAATAAGATCGCTTAATGTTCACGTATCAGCTTCAATCTTTATATATGAGTACACAACTCAATTTATGCAAAGCTTATCGATTAATTAA
- a CDS encoding haloacid dehalogenase family-like horizontal transfer into apicomplexans, signal peptide — MIKKALVSTIVLAFALIKDTRSQDVILENSNGNITELDKNSSMEIMSNFTYFNASYTPLVLPFEVLDLNMSVHRSLRAKKEQRKYNCSFNCIISDLDGSLAGVGSSYIAESNSMIFGDILSSNIKFFPATGKSYTSSLKFITNGLKNSVFTGFPGVYYNGALVFGPGGIKDVLYETRINSEDALEIVKYVKKFAVSNEKSLRFESNRNGNSKYAKISNNEEKDDESADSLRLLNIAIENSNGLFVDGFEGENMKEYMSQEIDSMVHKGVNLSKFLEPREGEKIKGIFKIVIVEDPDVLLHLREHLETFVKMFGCKIYRSVPNVLEIVPQNASKLNGARLILKKLKLKFHQVAYLGDGENDLEIMSKVGFPIAAMGSTPAVSYVSRAVQTFSPETSFSSLIGEYCEAECSKKKLN; from the coding sequence atGATTAAGAAAGCCCTAGTTTCAACTATTGTTCTTGCATTTGCCCTCATCAAGGATACAAGATCTCAGGATGTTATTCTGGAAAATAGCAATGGGAACATAACTGAATTGGATAAAAATAGCTCGATGGAAATCATGTCAAATTTTACGTACTTCAATGCTTCATATACCCCTCTAGTCTTGCCGTTTGAAGTACTTGATCTTAACATGTCTGTGCATAGAAGCTTGCGTGCAAAGAAGGAGCagagaaaatataattgtTCTTtcaattgtattatttctGACTTGGATGGTTCATTAGCTGGAGTTGGTTCGAGCTATATTGCtgaatcaaattcaatGATTTTCGGAGACATTCTCTCatctaatattaaatttttccCTGCTACTGGTAAATCATACACTAGCTCATTGAAGTTTATTACAAACGGTCTTAAGAACTCTGTATTTACCGGATTTCCAGGAGTATATTACAATGGTGCTCTTGTCTTTGGTCCAGGTGGCATTAAGGATGTATTATACGAAACCAGGATTAATTCCGAAGATGCATTGGAAATTGTTAAGTATGTTAAGAAATTTGCAGTATCTAATGAAAAGTCTTTAAgatttgaatcaaatagaAACGGAAATTCTAAGTATGCAAAgatttctaataatgaagagAAGGATGACGAATCTGCTGATTCGCTACGTCTATTGAACATCGCAATTGAGAACTCTAATGGCCTATTCGTTGATGGATTTGAGGGCGAAAACATGAAGGAGTATATGAGCCAAGAGATTGATAGCATGGTTCATAAGGGTGTTAACTTGTCTAAATTTTTGGAACCAAGAGAAGGTGAAAAGATTAAGGGAATATTCAAGATTGTCATAGTGGAGGACCCTGATGTGCTCCTTCATTTAAGAGAGCATTTGGAGACGTTTGTCAAAATGTTTGGCTGCAAAATCTACAGGTCAGTACCAAATGTATTGGAAATTGTCCCTCAAAACGCCTCCAAGCTGAATGGTGCTAGACTCATCTTGAAGAAACTCAAACTCAAATTCCACCAAGTAGCATATTTGGGTGACGGTGAAAATGACTTGGAGATAATGTCTAAAGTCGGTTTTCCTATCGCAGCTATGGGTTCAACCCCTGCAGTTTCTTATGTTTCTAGGGCTGTCCAAACGTTCTCCCCAGAAACTAGTTTTTCTAGTTTAATTGGTGAGTACTGCGAGGCAGAATGTAGCAAAAAGAAACTTAATTAA
- a CDS encoding membrane associated protein with 10 transmembrane domains: MILKNMHLSKNIISRKSAKLQFYRFSKLWHSEVIFKTVIVALLIVINIILLIYTLIKIDGNKCDDFLALFGWMLLLLYCGVLIDIESSRSLKICLSILILINLVCIEKNILMVGITIDFLNLGVLWPIFKYGEIRLDSEEYYEDEYILPLIDSSKKLLNVYYELWRRNSYGGIKSYNGLLVTRCVIMSCIFLCILLFNTVDKYTNFGKNKFTELQNIIYLRSTQIISKTESIDKISKIGGNGIFIAQIMIITLAVLLKPVLSKLVNLIIVFKNKCILTLKSNEMSDGKVKQIVKFNDYEFNHQNLDIESNKQNAFINQNKLLNSCIFFFSVFLFGIITCENREFDIISRMFLIEQDKTIVLCILLPLIGLLTEISTFRDWCWYFIFSWVIYCFNIWSDNSMVKSIASILSGVLFNISAILFVINQTKNSSNNNKVREYILTSYIFQKMCYFLGCSMSKKVFSSHESSIIKNIYLIITNIIIIFNLYFLLYFSSSREIASKQDDNEIEWDVVY; encoded by the coding sequence atgatattaaaaaatatgcATCTAAGtaagaatataatttcaagaaaaagTGCCAAGCTTCAGTTTTACCGTTTTTCAAAGCTCTGGCATAGCgaagtaatatttaaaacaGTTATAGTGGCATTACTAATTGTAATAAAcattatattattgatatatACATTGATAAAGATTGATGGAAATAAATGTGATGATTTCTTAGCTTTATTTGGGTGGATGCTATTACTTTTATATTGTGGAGTCTTAATTGATATTGAGTCTTCCAGAAGTTTGAAAATTTGtctttcaattttaattcttattaatttagtGTGCATTGAGAAAAACATTTTAATGGTTGGAATTACAATTgactttttaaatttaggAGTTCTCTGGCCTATTTTTAAGTATGGAGAAATACGTTTAGATTCAGAGGAATATTATGAAGATGAATATATTCTGCCATTAATTGACAGTAGTAAGAAGTTATTAAATGTATACTATGAACTTTGGAGAAGAAATAGCTATGGAGGAATTAAAAGCTACAATGGGCTACTTGTAACTAGATGCGTAATAATGTCTTGTATATTCCTttgtattttattatttaatacaGTTGATAAATACACTAATTTTGgcaaaaacaaatttacAGAATTGCAAAACATAATCTATTTAAGAAGTACACAAATTATATCAAAAACCGAATCTATTGataaaatatccaaaattGGAGGTAACGGTATATTTATAGCACAAATCATGATTATTACTTTAGCTGTGTTGCTAAAGCCGGTCTTATCAAAACTtgttaatttaataatagtattcAAGAATAAATGCATATTAACGCTAAAAAGCAATGAAATGAGTGATGGGAAAGTAAAGCAAATagttaaatttaatgattaCGAGTTTaatcatcaaaatttgGATATTGAATCTAACAAACAGAATGCTTTTATTAATCAGAATAAATTGCTCAATAGttgtatattttttttttccgTATTTCtatttggaataataaCATGTGAAAATAGGGAATTTGATATAATTTCAAGGATGTTTTTGATTGAACAAGATAAGACAATTGTGCTATGCATTTTATTGCCCTTAATTGGCTTGCTAACTGAAATTTCTACGTTCAGAGATTGGTGTTGGTACTTCATTTTCTCATGGGTTATatattgttttaatatttggtCAGATAATTCAATGGTAAAGAGTATCGCTAGTATACTTTCAGGAGTGCTCTTCAACATATCGGCgatattatttgttataAATCAGACAAAAAACtcaagtaataataataaagttcGGGAATATATTCTTACAagttatatttttcaaaagatGTGTTATTTTTTGGGGTGTAGTATGTCGAAAAAAGTTTTTTCAAGTCATGAAAGTAGcattataaaaaatatatatttaatcatcacaaatattataataatttttaacttatattttcttctttattttagTTCGAGTCGAGAAATAGCTTCTAAGCAAGACGACAATGAAATTGAGTGGGATGTAGTATATTAG
- a CDS encoding Cdc50p like membrane protein, 2x transmembrane domains, whose protein sequence is MNSNYYRHELSNLVWIQRLRKGEKKVDEILESFVQQDMKIWNPGKYLFSPKIAIILFLIGGVFHAVFAAFFFFNYRSNSYVEYISEPIQKNVSSLIFNIENDITGPVNINIYIDNFYQNFRSYVQSRPSDIFPGFTCGTAKTITYLRQVRGNTLDNYINKIQVEKIDETGEEVPLIPCGLSSITFYNDKFEIYMLKEDGKKELLNVEIDQLSLKNDFSMFAVPYNKMMWIKTTDIHYRIWMHGAWLPSFKMVWGQIPHGLERGKYEIKMIDNMWPAENFNSKKRLGIERVSFLGSKNIKASYFFLIWSVWLFTISFLFIFMLSCPCNTLKIILRSFLESI, encoded by the coding sequence ATGAACTCGAACTATTATAGGCACGAACTTTCAAATTTGGTTTGGATACAACGGCTAAGAAAGGGCGAGAAAAAAGTTGATGAAATCTTAGAATCATTTGTACAACAGGATATGAAGATTTGGAATCCTGGGAAGTATCTATTTTCACCAAAAATTGCAATTATTTTGTTCTTAATTGGTGGCGTCTTTCATGCAGTATTTGCAgcatttttctttttcaattatagAAGCAACTCATATGTAGAGTATATTAGTGAACCGATACAAAAGAACGTAAGCAGCctaatattcaatatagAGAATGATATTACTGGGCCagtaaatataaatatatatatagataacttttatcaaaatttccGATCCTATGTTCAAAGCAGGCCTTCAGATATTTTCCCAGGTTTTACTTGTGGGACAGCAAAAACAATTACTTACTTACGCCAAGTTCGTGGAAACACTCTTGATAactatataaataaaatccaagtagaaaaaattgatgaaaCTGGTGAAGAAGTACCCCTGATACCATGTGGATTGTCATCCATCACGTTTTATAATGACAAATTTGAGATATATATGTTAAAAGAGGATGGCAAAAAAGAATTGCTTAACGTTGAAATTGACCAGTTATCACTgaaaaatgatttttcAATGTTTGCAGTCCCATACAACAAAATGATGTGGATAAAAACCACAGACATACATTACAGAATCTGGATGCATGGTGCATGGCTTCCCAGCTTCAAAATGGTTTGGGGTCAAATACCTCATGGATTAGAAAGGGGAAAATACGAGATTAAAATGATTGATAATATGTGGCCAGCAGAAAATTTTAACTCGAAAAAAAGATTAGGAATTGAAAGAGTGTCGTTTCTTGGtagtaaaaatattaaagcaAGCTATTTCTTCTTGATTTGGAGCGTATGGTTATTCacaatatcttttttatttatttttatgttATCTTGTCCGTGCAATacattaaaaattatattgagAAGCTTCTTAGAATCGATATAA
- a CDS encoding Rab5-interacting protein (domain similar to KOG3415), with protein sequence TRKSNFQDEVSLITYWILQICALLFGVGCGIFGLKGATVLISAILGLVFIGTTYLNLLDIPERILDPTEIVIENVATCLVTFILTWTTMYTLIHK encoded by the coding sequence AcaagaaaatcaaattttcaGGACGAAGTTTCTCTTATAACCTATTGGATTCTCCAAATTTGTGCACTTTTATTTGGTGTAGGATGTGGAATATTTGGACTTAAGGGTGCCACAGTTCTTATTTCTGCAATACTTGGATTAGTATTTATTGGAACCACATATCTTAATTTACTTGATATTCCAGAAAGAATTTTAGATCCTACAGAAATTGTCATAGAAAATGTTGCTACATGTCTAGTAACATTTATTCTAACATGGACTACAATGTATACGCTAATTCATAAATAG